CGGACATCTTTCGGTTGCGAGTGCCACAAAATATAAGCCGGGTGAACAAATAAAAAAAGGAGTCTGTATAGGTGAGTTGGGAATACCACAAGAAAACGGTAACTGGGCGCCGCATCTGCATTTTCAGATAATGCTGTCGATGTTGGATTACACCATCGACTTTCCGGGGGTGACCTACGGAAAACAGTTGCCCATTTGGAAAAGTATGTGTCCGGATCCTAATTTGCTGTTTAAAAACAAGGATTTGGTCACTCAATATGAAAAACCAAAAAAGGAACTAATTGATTTCCGAAAGGAGCATTTGGGAAAGGCTTTGAGCCTATCCTACGCTACTCCCTTACACATTGTACGTGGTGAAGGCGTGTATTTAATGGATACTGAAGGACGTAAATACCTGGACACCGTAAATAACGTAAATCATGTGGGGCATCAGCATCCCAAAGTCGTCGCTGCCGGGCAGCGGCAAATGTCGCTTCTCAATACAAATACGCGTTATCTGCACGAAGAAATTACCGCCTATACCGAAGCCCTGCTCAAAAAACTCCCTAAAGAATTGTCGGTGGTGCATATTGTAAATTCGGGGAGCGAGGCGAATGAATTGGCCATACGAATGGCCAAAGCTTGTACCGGACAAAAAGATATGCTCGCCATTGAAGTGGGTTACCACGGAAATACAAACGCCGTGATGGAAGTGAGCTCCTATAAATTCGATGGAAAAGGAGGAGGCGGAAAACCGGAAACCACACATATTCTCCCACTTCCCGATGCTTATCGTGGCAAATACACAGGTGAAACGGCGGGAAGTGATTATGCCAACTACGCTAAAAAATACATTGACAGTTTATATAAGGAAGGCAAGGGAATTGCCGGATTTATAGGCGAATCCATGGTAAGTTGCGGCGGACAAATTGTACCACCATCCAACTATTTTAAAGTAGTGTATCAATACGTTAAAGAGGCCGGCGGACTTTGTATTGCAGACGAGGTGCAGACCGGGTTTGGACGTATGGGGAAAACTTTTTGGGCGTTTGAACTCTACAATGTAATTCCGGATATTGTCACCATGGGAAAACCGGCCGGGAACGGACATCCTTTGGCCATCGTGGTTTGTACTAAGGCAGTTGCCGAAAAATTCGCCAATGGGATGGAGTTTTTCAACACCTTTGGTGGAAATCCGGTGTCGTCTGCCATAGGGCGTACCGTTTTGGAAATTATTGAAGATGAAAAATTGCAGGAAAATGCGCTGGAAGTTGGCGAGTTTCTAAAAAGTGAACTGAAAAATCTGCAAAAGGAGTTTCCAATTATTGGTGACGTTCGGGGCGAAGGGCTGTTTTTAGGTTTCGAATTAAACGACTCACAGAAAAAACCGCTTGCCGATCATGCTTCCTATTTGGCCAACCGAATGAAGGATTTAGGAATCTTGATGAGCACCGATGGTCCCGATTATAACGTCCTTAAAATAAAACCGCCTCTGGTTTTCAGTAAAGAAAACGCAAAAGAACTTATCTTTAGACTGAAAACCGTTTTCTTGGAAGATTTTATGCAACACTATTAATTATGAAAAAATTACTGATGATTACATGTTTCCTTATCGCTTTTGGAAGCAATGCCCAAACCGAAGCCGAAGATAAACAAGCCATCCTGGCTGTAATGAAATTGCAGGAAGAAGCATGGTCTGCAAACGATCTGGAAGGATTTATGCAAGGCTATTGGAAAAACGATTCTTTAAAATTCTTCGGCAGTAGTGGTTTAACCAAAGGCTGGCAACAAACCCTGGACAACTATAAAAAAGGTTATCCTACCAAGGAACATTCGGGGACTCTAAACTTTACAATAAGCGATATCTCACAAATTGATGAAGGCAGTTACTGGGTGATGGGTGAATATTTTCTTAAACGAAGTGTAGGTGATGCCAATGGCGTATTTTTAATTATTTTCAAAAAGATTGACGGTGAATGGAAGATCGTAGCCGATATGTCTTGCTAAAATTTTCGGTCGGGATGAAAGGCTGAAATATCCATGGATAGTTTTTGTTGTGACACAATTTCAGCAACCAATTTACCCGTTGCTGTTCCCATACTCCATCCCATCATGGCATGACCGGTTGCGATAGTTAGATTTTCACACTTTTTCGACTTCCCGATATATGGGAGTCCGTCGGGAGAAACAGGTCGTAATCCCGAAGCAGCATTGTTTTTTTCCTCTTCGGAAAGTTGAATGTCGGGATAGTATCTTGTAGCCGCTCTTGCAATTGCATCTACCCTCACCTTATTAATTTTTTCGTTGATTCCTGCAATTTCCATAGTGCCTGCGAAGCGTGTAAAACCATTCATTGGAGTAACGGCAACTTTGGCTTCAGCGAGAATTGCCGGAGTGGTTATTCCTGTTGGTGCTTCGGTATTGATACGATATCCTTTCCCTGCTTGCAGTAATAATTTTAAACCTAATTTCTTGCTCAGCAGATTACTCCAGGAACCTGCTGCCAATATAAATTCATCGGCGGTATGTAGCTGTTTGTTTGTTAGGACTGAAACTATTTTCCCGGCCTTAACATTGATATCCTCCACACTTTCATTTGCAAAAAACGAAACCCCTGAAGCGGTAAGCTCGGCTTTCATATCCCGCATAAATTCACTCGGGGTAGTATGCGAATCACATTTATAATAAGCCGCTCCTAACACGTTGAAATTTATGGAGGGTTCTATCTTTTTTAATTCGTCTAAACTAATTTCATGTGCCTCCAACCCTTCTTTCGCAGCCAGCTGTGCAGTCTTTACTTCTTCTTCGAGCATTTTATCTGTCTGACATAACATCAACAACCCTTTCTTCTCGTAATGAAATGTAAATCCGTTGCTGTTTTTTAAATCGTCGTACAAATCCTGGCTCATCAAGGAAATATCTTTGATGGCAGGAATCGCCTTGGTAACATGATTGGCATTACAGGATCTGTTAAAAGCCAATGACCATTCTAATAGATCCGATTTAAATCTGGGTTTTATATACAACGGACTCGCGGAATTGAGCATCCATCGCAGACCTTTTTTCATCACTCCGGGTGCAGACAGGGGAATGATATGGCTGGGTGACAAATAACCTGCATTTACATAGGAAGCCCCCGCATCCATATTGGATTTATCGATTATTGAGACCTGATGTCCCTGCTTATTTAAATAGTAAGCCGAACAAAGTCCGATAATTCCGCCGCCGATTATTATACAGTGTTTCATGGGATAGTCGTTGAGTTCTTGAGTTGTTGAGTCGTTGAGTTGTTGAGTTGTTGAGTTGTTGGTTTTGGGTTGTTGAGTTGGTTTTAAGTTTATATATAAAACAAATTCCTGTTCGCTTTTGTCTTTTTCTATTCTCTTTGTTCTATTTTCTCTTCTCTTCACCGCTCACTGCTCACTGCTCACTTTCACTATAAAACTAAATAAATCATTTTATAGTTCATTGTCAAATTACAGAAAACCCATGGGCATAAGGATCGTCTTCGTCGTCAATACTAATGGTGTTGTACCCATATATTTTCGCCCAACCTTCTACACTGGGAATAATTGCTGTTTTTCCAGCCAATGTTGAAACTTCTTCAATACGCCCGATAAAAGTACTTCCTATATAACTTTCATGTATAAATTCTTCTCCTTTTTGAAGCTCTCCTTTTGCGTACAATTGTGCCATTCTTGCTGACGTCCCGGTTCCACAGGGGCTTCGGTCTATAGCCTTCTCCCCGTAAAACACCGCATTTCTTCCTGAAGACAGCGGATTTAAAGGAGTACCTGTCCATAGCAAATGGCTCACGTCGCGAATGGTTTGATTTTCAGGATGCACAAAATGGCCGGGATATTTTTCATTGATTCGTTTTCTCAAAATCTGCGAATACTGAATGATTTTACCTGCTGAAAACGCCTGAATTCCTTCAAAATTTTTCTGAGGATCGACAATTGCATAATAATTTCCGCCATAGGCAACATCGAAAATCAACTCCCCTAATTCCGGGCAATCGATTGTCAACCCTTCTGCTGCCAGATAACTTTTTACATTGGTGAGTTTTACTGAAGCTACTTTGTTTCCCTTCATGGAGTAGGCAATTTCGACCAAGCCTGCCGGTGCTTCCATTCGAACACGTCCCGGAACTTTGGGTGTTATCAAACCTTCTTCGATGGCTATTGTTATAGTGCCAATGGTTCCATGACCGCACATAGGCAGACATCCCGAAGTTTCAATAAACAGAACTGCAACATCGTTTTGCGGATAGTGAGGCGGGAATAGCATACTACCGCTCATCATATCATGTCCTCTGGGTTCGAACATAAGCCCTTTGCGGATCCAATCGAATTCTTTTAGAAAATGCTGGCGTTTTTCACTCATGTTTGTCCCAATTAACATGGGAGCTCCTTCTTTTATCACCCTAACCGGATTGCCACAGGTATGTGCATCGATACAAACAAAGGTGTTGCGGGCCATAAGCTAGATCTTTGCTTTAGACTGTTTGTTGTTTACCAATCTTGAAATTCCCAGCGGATTTTCATTCTTAAGTGCTTCCGGCAGTAATTCGTTGGGCCAATCCTGATAACTGAACGGACGCACCCAGCGTTTGATGGAATTTACGCCCACAGCTGTAAATCGGCTGTCGGTAGATGAAGGATAGGGTCCACCGTGCACCATAGAAGGACATACCTCAACGCCTGTTGGGACTCCGTTGTAAATAATTCGGCCGACTCTATTTTGTAGGGTTGAAATTAATTTGGTAAAGTTTGCAGCTTCATTTCCTTCAGAAAGAACAGTTCCCGTAAGTTGACCTTCCAGTTTCGATACGATTGCAATTAATTCTTCCATGTTTTCACACTGAACTACCAAGGAATAAGGGCCAAACACCTCCTGATGCAGGGTGTTATTGTCGAGGAATATACTTCCGTCAACTGTTGCCACCATTTGTCTGGCGTGATTGATTGCTACTTCGGAATCGTACTTTGCAACCACTTCGAGTCCTCTTTGATTGGTAGCTCGTTGTTTATTGCTTTCAAAGGAGTTGTGAATGTATGGGTGTAACATACAGGTGGGTTCCAATTTGAGTATTTCGGTAGATAGGGTTTTTACAAAATTGTCTAAGGCCTTACTCTTTACTCCAAGTAGCAAACCGGGATTGGTACAAAATTGTCCTGTCCCTACCGTTATGGATCCGGCGTATATTTTCGCCCAATCCGTTCCTTTGTTTTCCAATGCTTTTGGAAGTAAAATCACCGGATTTACACTTCCCATTTCTGCAAAAACAGGGATGGGCTCTTCGCGTTGCGCTGCCAAATCGTATAGGGCTCGTCCGCCGCGAATACTTCCTGTAAAGCCAACTGCTTTTACTCCGGGATGTTGTACCAATCGTTTCCCAATGTCGATACCACTGCTGTTAATGTTAGAAAAAACTCCGTTAGGCATTCCTGTTTTTTCTGCAGCCTTTACAACGGCTGCAGCTACCAATTCTCCGGTTCCGGCATGCATGGGATGAGATTTAACGATTACGGGACAACCTGCTGCCAATGCTGCGGCAGTATCGCCACCTGCTGTGGAATAGGCCAGTGGAAAATTACTGGCACCAAAAACTACTACCGGTCCCAAGGGAATGAGCATTTTACGTATGTCGGATTTGGGAAGGGGTTTTCTGTTGGGAATGGCGGTGTCTATTGAAGCCTCTACCCAGGAACCCTCTGTAACAAGTTCGGCGAAGGCACGCAACTGACCCACAGTGCGACCGCGTTCTCCAATGGCACGACCTACTGGCAAGCCGGTTTCTGTGCAATATTGGGTAATAAGTGTGTCGTCCAGGGCCAGAATTTCATCGGCTATGGCGTTTAAAAAAGCAGCTTTTTTTAGTCCGGGCGTGGTGCGAAAACTTTTAAAAGCTTCGGAAGCCAGAGCTACCGCCTCGTCAATTTCTAGATTGGTTGCTTCGGTAAAAAGCTGTTCGTTCTCCAGATTCAACTTGGGATTGAAGGTTTGGTACGTTCGGTTTCCCTTTGCAGATTTGGTGTTTCCTATATAATTTTTTCCTGTTATCATGTATCTTTTCCTTATTTACGATTTGGGATTTGGGATTTGGGATTTGGGATTTGGGATTTTAGATTTTAGATTTTAGATTTTAGATTTTAGATTTTAGTAATACTAATTTATTACTATTTCATATTCACTAATTCGCTAATTCACTAATCTTCTAATGAACTATTCACTGCTCACCGCTCACTGCTCTCCCGTGTTAAGGATGGAGGCATTTGTTTGAGCTCTTTTTGGGATTTTGCGTTTGGCGAAATCTAAAAAAGCGAGTGCCGAGAGCCTGACCACGCCCGGGCGTGGGAACACCCAAAAGAGGCTACAAATTTTTATAATCGGGTAACTGAGGTCTTGTTTTTAATCCGTGTTCGATCACTTTTAGAACGAGTTTACGCTCTTCCCCCATCAAAGGCAATCTGGGTGCGCGTACATGTTCGGTCCCGATTCCGGTTGCCACTTCGGCAAGTTTTATATTTTGTACCAATTTAGGGTTAATATCTAACTCTAGCAAGGGAAGGAACCAACGATAGATTTCAAGGGCTTCTTTGATCCTGCCAACTCTTTGCAGTTCGTAAATCGCCACAGTTTCTGCCGGGAAGGCATCCACCAGTCCGGCGATCCAGCCATCGGCTCCCATGAGCAGACTTTCCAGCGCCAGCGTGTCTACTCCCGTCATGATCTTGAGTCGGTCGCCAAACCTATTTTTGATGCGGGTAACGTTCGAGATGTCGCGAGTGGATTCTTTCACCGCCTGAATGTTTTCGCAGTGCAGCAGTTCTTCGAACATTTCGAGGGTTACTTCAATTTTATAATCCACCGGATTGTTGTACACCATGATGGGCAACGATGTACTGTTGGCCACGGTTTTAAAATATTGGACCACTTCATGGTCTCCGGCCTTATAGCGCATTGGCGGTAACATCATCAAGCCGCTCGCTCCATCTTCCTTCGCCTTTGTGGCTGCTTCGACGGCACCTTTTGTGGTTTGTTCGGCGATATTGATGAGTACCGGCACCTTTCCATTTACGAATGCAACGGTTTCACGGGTAAGGATTCGTTTTTCCTCGTCGCTAAGCGTGCTGGCCTCTCCCAGGGTTCCGCCCAAAACAATTCCGTGGACGCCGGCTTCCAGTTGGGCTTTTAAATTTACTTTGAACATGTGTAAGTCCAGTTCGTCATTTTCGGTAAATTTTGTGGTGACTGCAGGCATAACGCCTTTCCATTCTATATGCATGGTTACTAATTTTTTGTAAATATATTTGAATCGCGATAGATTGGATAATGCATATTTATCACATACTGATACTATCTTATCCTATTTATAAATTTTAGTCTTATTTTTGAATAGTATAATGCTATTATGAAGATACTTCCTTTTACCATTCCGAAGCCCAAACGTGACACTTTGCTATTACAGGAGGACAAAGGACCTGTCTTTTATTCGCACTTACATCAACATGAAGAAATTCAAATTAGTGTGATCCTTTCGGGAGTGGGAACCTTATTGGTTGGTGATACCGTAACCTCCTACTCCGAAGGGGACGTGTTGATTTTTGGCAGTAATCTGCCGCATGTTTTTAGGAGTGACACTTCAAAAAACAGAGAGTCCCATATGCTTTCCATATTTTTTACGGAAGCATCTTTTGGGGATAATTTCTTTTTAATTGAAGAATTAAAATCGCTGCAACCCTTTTTTAAAAAGGCTGAAAACGGGTGTAAATTAACATCAAAAAAGCAACAGATAGCCGGGTATTTTGCACAGCTTTTCAAGGCCTCGAAGTTCGATAGGTTTTTACTTTTTTTACAGCTCTTGAAAATCCTTAGTACGGCACAACAGGAACGTTTGTCTTCTTTTGTTTCAGAAAAAAAGTACAAGGACACCGAAGGTAAACGTATGAGTGCCATTTTTGAATACACCATGACTCATTTTCGTAATCCTGTTAGCCTTAAAGATATTGCCGAACAGGCGGCTATGACCGAAAATGCCTTTTGCAGGTACTTTAAAAAGCGTACCCGAAAAACCTTTGTTACCTTTTTAAATGAATTGCGTATTGAGGAAGCCTGTAAACTGATACACACCGAAAAAGAACTTAGCATTGCCGAAATTTCGGAGCGGGCAGGGTTTCAGAATGTTTCAAATTTTAATAGAAAGTTTCTGGAATTGAAGCGGCAAACGCCTCGTGAGTATCTTAAACATTTAGTACAATAAATACTTCGAACGCGAAATCAATTCCGGTGTTACCACCTGGTTTCCATCTA
This genomic stretch from Ulvibacter sp. MAR_2010_11 harbors:
- a CDS encoding aminotransferase class III-fold pyridoxal phosphate-dependent enzyme — protein: MTPTISLNEASEIAQSLYTISGEVTALPGEIDFNFRIKTETSESYILKISRPNENDNYLEFQQQVLQHLELKNSQNNSPRIIQNKEGNLISEITDAAGNIRKVRLLSWIPGRVWSEVNPQLDELRFSLGKQCGATTNTLQGFEHPEAHRTFDWDIAHSLWTKNHLHLFHSEEKEILSYFQDRFETTQNSYATLRKSVVQNDANDNNIIVSPELINPTVAAIIDFGDAVHTQIINDLAVACAYAIMKHPDPLKAALPIVKGYHSQFPLHEEELLHLYNAIAMRLVISVTKSAINKSKEPENRYLQISENDAWDLLKKWRNVNAEFAHYSFRFACGFSAHPSEALFKKWAVDNTFSFSELFPSENKQAIQLLDLKVSSPWMGSQTEFNDLDLFQFKIDALQKEHSDKLIAGGYCEPRPLYTATSYDKEGNNGPESRTFHLGVDFWLPAGTPVHSLFDGEVVTATNDAGFKEYGGLIILKHHEDGITFYTLYGHLSVASATKYKPGEQIKKGVCIGELGIPQENGNWAPHLHFQIMLSMLDYTIDFPGVTYGKQLPIWKSMCPDPNLLFKNKDLVTQYEKPKKELIDFRKEHLGKALSLSYATPLHIVRGEGVYLMDTEGRKYLDTVNNVNHVGHQHPKVVAAGQRQMSLLNTNTRYLHEEITAYTEALLKKLPKELSVVHIVNSGSEANELAIRMAKACTGQKDMLAIEVGYHGNTNAVMEVSSYKFDGKGGGGKPETTHILPLPDAYRGKYTGETAGSDYANYAKKYIDSLYKEGKGIAGFIGESMVSCGGQIVPPSNYFKVVYQYVKEAGGLCIADEVQTGFGRMGKTFWAFELYNVIPDIVTMGKPAGNGHPLAIVVCTKAVAEKFANGMEFFNTFGGNPVSSAIGRTVLEIIEDEKLQENALEVGEFLKSELKNLQKEFPIIGDVRGEGLFLGFELNDSQKKPLADHASYLANRMKDLGILMSTDGPDYNVLKIKPPLVFSKENAKELIFRLKTVFLEDFMQHY
- a CDS encoding DUF4440 domain-containing protein, producing MKKLLMITCFLIAFGSNAQTEAEDKQAILAVMKLQEEAWSANDLEGFMQGYWKNDSLKFFGSSGLTKGWQQTLDNYKKGYPTKEHSGTLNFTISDISQIDEGSYWVMGEYFLKRSVGDANGVFLIIFKKIDGEWKIVADMSC
- a CDS encoding FAD-binding oxidoreductase: MKHCIIIGGGIIGLCSAYYLNKQGHQVSIIDKSNMDAGASYVNAGYLSPSHIIPLSAPGVMKKGLRWMLNSASPLYIKPRFKSDLLEWSLAFNRSCNANHVTKAIPAIKDISLMSQDLYDDLKNSNGFTFHYEKKGLLMLCQTDKMLEEEVKTAQLAAKEGLEAHEISLDELKKIEPSINFNVLGAAYYKCDSHTTPSEFMRDMKAELTASGVSFFANESVEDINVKAGKIVSVLTNKQLHTADEFILAAGSWSNLLSKKLGLKLLLQAGKGYRINTEAPTGITTPAILAEAKVAVTPMNGFTRFAGTMEIAGINEKINKVRVDAIARAATRYYPDIQLSEEEKNNAASGLRPVSPDGLPYIGKSKKCENLTIATGHAMMGWSMGTATGKLVAEIVSQQKLSMDISAFHPDRKF
- a CDS encoding 4-hydroxyproline epimerase; the encoded protein is MARNTFVCIDAHTCGNPVRVIKEGAPMLIGTNMSEKRQHFLKEFDWIRKGLMFEPRGHDMMSGSMLFPPHYPQNDVAVLFIETSGCLPMCGHGTIGTITIAIEEGLITPKVPGRVRMEAPAGLVEIAYSMKGNKVASVKLTNVKSYLAAEGLTIDCPELGELIFDVAYGGNYYAIVDPQKNFEGIQAFSAGKIIQYSQILRKRINEKYPGHFVHPENQTIRDVSHLLWTGTPLNPLSSGRNAVFYGEKAIDRSPCGTGTSARMAQLYAKGELQKGEEFIHESYIGSTFIGRIEEVSTLAGKTAIIPSVEGWAKIYGYNTISIDDEDDPYAHGFSVI
- a CDS encoding aldehyde dehydrogenase (NADP(+)); the encoded protein is MITGKNYIGNTKSAKGNRTYQTFNPKLNLENEQLFTEATNLEIDEAVALASEAFKSFRTTPGLKKAAFLNAIADEILALDDTLITQYCTETGLPVGRAIGERGRTVGQLRAFAELVTEGSWVEASIDTAIPNRKPLPKSDIRKMLIPLGPVVVFGASNFPLAYSTAGGDTAAALAAGCPVIVKSHPMHAGTGELVAAAVVKAAEKTGMPNGVFSNINSSGIDIGKRLVQHPGVKAVGFTGSIRGGRALYDLAAQREEPIPVFAEMGSVNPVILLPKALENKGTDWAKIYAGSITVGTGQFCTNPGLLLGVKSKALDNFVKTLSTEILKLEPTCMLHPYIHNSFESNKQRATNQRGLEVVAKYDSEVAINHARQMVATVDGSIFLDNNTLHQEVFGPYSLVVQCENMEELIAIVSKLEGQLTGTVLSEGNEAANFTKLISTLQNRVGRIIYNGVPTGVEVCPSMVHGGPYPSSTDSRFTAVGVNSIKRWVRPFSYQDWPNELLPEALKNENPLGISRLVNNKQSKAKI
- a CDS encoding dihydrodipicolinate synthase family protein, with protein sequence MHIEWKGVMPAVTTKFTENDELDLHMFKVNLKAQLEAGVHGIVLGGTLGEASTLSDEEKRILTRETVAFVNGKVPVLINIAEQTTKGAVEAATKAKEDGASGLMMLPPMRYKAGDHEVVQYFKTVANSTSLPIMVYNNPVDYKIEVTLEMFEELLHCENIQAVKESTRDISNVTRIKNRFGDRLKIMTGVDTLALESLLMGADGWIAGLVDAFPAETVAIYELQRVGRIKEALEIYRWFLPLLELDINPKLVQNIKLAEVATGIGTEHVRAPRLPLMGEERKLVLKVIEHGLKTRPQLPDYKNL
- a CDS encoding AraC family transcriptional regulator, with the translated sequence MKILPFTIPKPKRDTLLLQEDKGPVFYSHLHQHEEIQISVILSGVGTLLVGDTVTSYSEGDVLIFGSNLPHVFRSDTSKNRESHMLSIFFTEASFGDNFFLIEELKSLQPFFKKAENGCKLTSKKQQIAGYFAQLFKASKFDRFLLFLQLLKILSTAQQERLSSFVSEKKYKDTEGKRMSAIFEYTMTHFRNPVSLKDIAEQAAMTENAFCRYFKKRTRKTFVTFLNELRIEEACKLIHTEKELSIAEISERAGFQNVSNFNRKFLELKRQTPREYLKHLVQ